TAATATCATCACCTTCACGTTTTACATCCGCTTTTCCGATTGGTAATACGTAATCATCTTCTGGCACTTCACCTTTAATTAAGCGATATGCACGTTTATGCTCAAAGAATAATACTGGATCTTCATCACGAATTGCAGCTTTTAGTAAGCCTTTTGCATCATATGGTGTAGAAGGGATAACGATTTTTAAACCAGGTTGGTTTGCAAACATCGCTTCTACAGATTGTGAATGATACAACGCTCCGTGAACACCGCCGCCAAATGGCGCACGAACTGTAATTGGACAAGTCCAATCATTATTAGAACGGTAACGAATTTTTGCTGCCTCAGAAACAATTTGGTTTACTGCTGGCATGATGAAATCCGCAAACTGCATTTCAGCGATTGGACGCATTCCATACATTGCTGCACCAATTGCGACCCCAGCGATTGCAGATTCTGCAAGTGGTGTATCTAGCGCACGATCTTCACCAAATTGATCATATAATCCGTGTGTCGCTTTAAATACGCCACCTTTTTTACCAACATCTTCACCTAAAACGAATACTTTCTCATCGCGTTCCATTTCCTCGCGCATTGCTAATGTAATAGCATCAATATAAGACATTACAGCCATGAAACGTTCCCCCCTATTCTGCGTATACGTGCTTCAATGCATCTTCAGGTGCTGCATACGGAGCATTTTCTGCATATTCTGTTGCTTCGTTTACGATATGCATAATTTCGTCTAACATTTGTTTTTCAGACTCCTCAGTTAACACGCCAACCTCTTTTAAATAAGCAGCAAATGTTACAATTGAATCATTTTTCTTCGCTTCTTCTACTTCTTCTTTATCACGATAAACACGATCATCATCGTCACTTGAATGTGCTGTTAAACGATATGATACTGTTTCAATTAAAGTTGGTCCTTCACCACGGCGGCCACGGTCTGCTGCTTCTTTTACAGCTTTATATACCGCAAGCGGATCGTTTCCGTCTACTGTATATCCAGGCATACCGTATCCAATTGCACGGTCTGATACATTTTTACATGCTAATTGTTTTTCAACTGGAATAGAGATTGCGTATTTATTATTTTCACACATGAAAATAACAGGTAACTTGTGTACGCCAGCAAAGTTTGCACCTTCATGGAAATCACCTTGGTTAGAAGAACCTTCACCGAATGTAACAAACGTTACTAAATCTTTCTTTTCCATTTTTCCAGCTAATGCAATACCAACTGCATGTGGTACTTGCGTTGTTACTGGAGATGAACCTGTCACAATACGATTTTTCTTTTGACCGAAGTGACCAGGCATTTGACGACCACCAGAGTTTGGATCTCCAGCTTTCGCGAAACCAGATAGCATCAGTTCTTTCGCTGTCATACCAAACGCTAGTACAACACCCATATCACGGTAGTATGGTAATGCATAATCTTTCTCTCTATCAAGAGCAAATGCTGCTCCAACTTGTGCTGCCTCTTGTCCTTGACAAGAAATTACGAATGGAATTTTACCAGCACGGTTTAATAACCACATACGTTCGTCGATTTTACGTGCAAGTAACATCGTACGGAACATTTCTAACACTTGCTCATCACTTAAGCCAAGCTCTTCATGGCGCTTTTCTTTTACTTCTGCCATTTTTCATAACCTCCTAAATCCACATTTTTATGCGTGTAACGCTTTTCCATCTACAGCTAATGCTGCTTCACCAATCGCCTCAGATAATGATGGATGCGGATGAATTGTATGTGCTACTTCCCAAGGTGTTGCATCAAGTACTCTTGCAAGACCTGCTTCAGAAATCATATCTGTTACATGTGGTCCAATCATATGAACACCGAGAATGTCATTTGTTTCTTCATCAACTACAAGTTTTACGAAACCATCTGATTCGCCGTATACAAGTGCTTTCCCGATTGCACGGAATGAGAACTTACCTACTTTTAACTTATAGCCTTTTTCTTTCGCTTCTTGTTCTGTTAAACCGACAGAAGCAACTTCCGGACTGCTATATACGCATTTTGATACCATAGAATAATCAATTGGTGTAACTTCTTTACCAGCAATATGTTCTACTGCAACAATTCCTTCATGAGAAGCAACGTGAGCAAGCTGTAAGCCACCGATTACATCACCGATTGCGTAAATATGAGATTCTTTCGTTTGATAAAACTCATTTGTTTGAATGTATCCTTTTTCCACAACGATATCCGTATTCTCTAAACCAATATTTTGCGTATTGGCTTGTCGTCCTACAGATACAAGCATTTTTTCTGCTTTAAATTCTTTATTCTCACCGTTATGTTCAGCTTGAATTGTTACTCCATTATCTTTTACCAATGTTTCTGGTAATACTTTTGCACCAGTTACCACTTTAATACCTTTTTTCTTGAATAGACGTTGCATTTCTTTTGAAACGTCTTGATCTTCTAATGGTAGTATCGTTTTCGCATACTCTAATACTGTAACTTCTACACCGAAGTCAGCAAGCATAGATGCCCACTCGATACCAATTACACCGCCACCAACGATAATAATCGAGCTGGGAAGCGTTTCCATTTTTAGGGCATGATCGGAAGACATTACATACTCTCCGTCTAATTCTAAACCTGGTAATGAATTCGGACGAGAACCTGTTGCAATAAGTACATTTTTTGGAATTAACATTTCATTCTCTTCTCCACTTGCAAGTTCAACTGAAATTGTCCCTGGCATCGGAGAGAAAATAGATGGGCCAAGAATACGGCCAATACCTTCAAACACATCAATTTTACCTTGTTTCATTAAGTGCTGAACACCTTTATGAAGTTGCGTTACAATCTTCTCTTTACGCTCTTGTACTTTCGCAAAGTTTAGTTCTACATTACTTGCAATAACCCCGAACTCTTCGCTTTTTTTAGCAGTTGCGTATACTTCCGCACTACGTAAAAGGGCTTTACTAGGAATACATCCTTTGTGTAAACAAGTACCACCAAGATTTTCTTTTTCAACAAGTGCAGTTTTTAAACCTAGTTGTGATGCACGAATTGCAGCAACATATCCGCCAGTACCGCCGCCAACGATGACTAAATCATATTCTTTTGCCATTATCTCAACCCCTAGCTACCGTTTCTTTTTCACGTACAATATATTCTTTTGGAGCTTCTTCTTCACGTAGTACACGAAGTGCCCCTTCTGCTAATGCTTGTAATTCATCTTCTCCTGGATGTACGATAACATCTGCAATCCAGTCTACTCGTTCTTTTATTTCATCAACAAGAATTTTACTGTAAGCAAGTCCACCAGTTAATACGATTGCATCGATTTTCCCGTGAAGTACAGCGCTAGCTCCGCCAATCTCTTTTGCAACTTGATATGCCATTGCCTTATAAATAAGAGTTGCTTCAGGATCACCTTTTTCAACCATTTGTTCTACTTTAATCGCATCATTTGTACCGATAAGACTTACAAGTCCACCTTGTCCGACAAGTTTTTTAACCATTTCATCTCGGTAATACTCACCAGAGAAACACATTTCAACTAGTTGTCCTACTGGTACTGTACCAGCACGCTCTGGGCTAAATGGTCCTTCTCCGTTTAAGCCATTATTCACATCGATAACTTTTCCTTTTTTATGAGCACCAACTGTAATACCGCCGCCCATATGTGTAACTAATAAATTTAAATCCTCATATTTGTGGTTTAATTCTTCAGCTACTTTACGAGCAACTGCTTTTTGATTTAATGCATGGAAAATACTTTTACGTTCCATACCAGCAATACCACTTATACGAGCAATCGGCTCCATTTCATCTACAACGACAGGATCTACAATGAATGCCGGAATATTTAATCCAGAAGCTATTTCATATGCTAAAATGCCCCCAAGGTTTGAAGCGTGATGACCACTAAAACCATTTTTTAAATCTTCTAACATCGCATCGTTTACTGTGTATGTTCCGCCTTCGATTGGACGAAGTAATCCCCCGCGTCCACAAACTGCGTTTAATTTTGAAATGTTAATACCGTGAGAATGTAGAACTTCTAAGATCGTTTCTTTACGAAACTCATATTGGTCGATAATTCGCTTATATTTTCCAATCTGTTCTTCATCATGACGAATAGTTTCTTCTAAAACGGGTCTTTCATTATCAAAAACACCAATTTTTGTGGATGTACTACCCGGATTAATAACAAGAATTCGATTTACAGACACTGTTGCTACCTCCACTAATAAATTCAAAAGGAGGTGGAAACCTCATAAGAGGTAACCACACCTTTTGTAAAAGTAATATATGAATGATTAGCGACGGCTAATAATGTCGTGACCGTTGCGTAAGTATGTGCTACGAGAGTTTTTCAAGCTTGCAATGCGCTCTTCAGCTAGACGATCAGCTGCTACATAAGTTGCAATGCCATCGCGTTTTGAAATTTCGATTACCTTTGCAATTGTGTCATAAATTGATTCTACGCGTTTTAATGCACGTTCTCTATTGTATCCATATAACTCGTCTGCTACGTTAATTACGCCACCTGCATTAATTACATAGTCTGGTGCGTATACAATACCCATTTCATGAATGATGTCACCGTGACGATCTTCTTTTAATTGGTTATTTGCAGAACCTGCAATTACTTTTGCTTTAAGTTGTGGAATAGTTTCGTCATTAACTGTTGCGCCTAATGCACATGGTGCGTAAATATCACATTCAACACCGTAAATTTCATTTGGCTCAACTGCTGTTGCACCGAATTCTTCTACTGCACGTTGTACAGCTTCTTTATTAATATCAGTAACAATTAGTTTTGCTCCTTCGGCGTGTAAATGTTTGCATAGGTGGTATGCTACGTTACCAACGCCTTGAACAGCAATTACTTTTCCTTCTAAGTTATCAGTACCGAAAGCTTCTTTCGCAGCAGCTTTCATACCACGATAAACACCGTATGCAGTTACTGGAGATGGGTTACCAGAAGAACCGAATGATGGTGAAATACCTGTTACAAAGTCAGTTTCTTCGTGGATAATATCCATATCATCTACTGTTGTACCAACATCTTCAGCTGTAATGTAACGTCCGTTTAGTCCTTGAATATAACGACCTAATGCACGGAACATCGCTTCGCTCTTATCTTTACGTGGATCACCGATAATTACTGTTTTCGCACCACCTAAGTTTAAACCAGCTGCTGCGTTTTTGTATGTCATCCCTTTTGCAAGACGCAATGCATCTTCAATCGCCGCTTCTTCAGAATCATATGTCCACATTCTTGTTCCACCAAGAGCAGGTCCAAGTGTTGTATCATGAATTGCAATGATTGCTTTTAAACCTGATTCTTTATCTTGACAAAATACTACTTGCTCATAATCATATTTTTCTAAGTATTCGAAGATTTCTAATGCCATTGTCGTTTCCCCCTAATGTTTTACCCTATTTGGTTTATTTTGAAGCAGTGGCAACTGCCAATGCTAATGAATATACTTTTGTTTCTGCTGAATCAGCACGAGATGTTAAAACAATCGGTGCTTTTGCGCCAGCAATCATTGCTCCTACTTTTGCATCCGCAAAGTATACGAGTGATTTATATAGCACATTTCCAGCTTCAATTGTTGGGACGAGTAAAATGTCTGCCTTACCTGCTACATCACTTACTATGCCTTTATGTTCTGCTGCAATTTGTGATACTGCATTATCTAAAGCAAGTGGTCCATCAACGACACAATTTTTAATTTGTCCGCGGCGATTCATTTGAGTTAACATCGCTGCATCAATTGTCGCTTGCATCGCAGGATTCACAACCTCTACCGCTGCAATTGGTGCTACCTTTGGCAAATCAATTCCTATTGCCCGGGCAACTTCTACAGTATTTTGTATAATAGCAGCTTTTTGTGTTACATCAGGTGCAATGTTCATCGCTGCATCTGTAACAAAAATGAGACGATTGTAGTTTGGAACTTCAAATGTTGCAACGTGTGAAAGTACGCTACCTTTACGAAGTCCCCACTCTTTATTTAATACAGCTTTCAAAATATTTGCTGTTGGGATGTTCCCCTTCATAAGCACATCTGCTTCGCCATTTCTTACAGCTTTAACAGAAAGTTCTGCAGCCTCAGCACTTGACTGTGCTGCAATCACTTCAATATGTTCTGAAGTTTGTAAACTATGTTCTTGTAGCATCCCCATTATTTTTTCTTGATTTCCATATAGACGAAATTGAGCTAGCTGTAATGTAATTGCTTTCGCTACAGCT
This genomic window from Bacillus anthracis str. Vollum contains:
- the bfmBAB gene encoding 3-methyl-2-oxobutanoate dehydrogenase subunit beta; translated protein: MAVMSYIDAITLAMREEMERDEKVFVLGEDVGKKGGVFKATHGLYDQFGEDRALDTPLAESAIAGVAIGAAMYGMRPIAEMQFADFIMPAVNQIVSEAAKIRYRSNNDWTCPITVRAPFGGGVHGALYHSQSVEAMFANQPGLKIVIPSTPYDAKGLLKAAIRDEDPVLFFEHKRAYRLIKGEVPEDDYVLPIGKADVKREGDDITVITYGLCVHFALQAAEKLAQDGISAHILDLRTVYPLDKEAIIEAASKTGKVLLVTEDNKEGSIMSEVAAIIAENCLFDLDAPIARLAGPDVPAMPYAPTMEKFFMVNPDKVEKAMRELAEF
- the bfmBAA gene encoding 3-methyl-2-oxobutanoate dehydrogenase subunit alpha, which codes for MAEVKEKRHEELGLSDEQVLEMFRTMLLARKIDERMWLLNRAGKIPFVISCQGQEAAQVGAAFALDREKDYALPYYRDMGVVLAFGMTAKELMLSGFAKAGDPNSGGRQMPGHFGQKKNRIVTGSSPVTTQVPHAVGIALAGKMEKKDLVTFVTFGEGSSNQGDFHEGANFAGVHKLPVIFMCENNKYAISIPVEKQLACKNVSDRAIGYGMPGYTVDGNDPLAVYKAVKEAADRGRRGEGPTLIETVSYRLTAHSSDDDDRVYRDKEEVEEAKKNDSIVTFAAYLKEVGVLTEESEKQMLDEIMHIVNEATEYAENAPYAAPEDALKHVYAE
- the lpdA gene encoding dihydrolipoyl dehydrogenase; the protein is MAKEYDLVIVGGGTGGYVAAIRASQLGLKTALVEKENLGGTCLHKGCIPSKALLRSAEVYATAKKSEEFGVIASNVELNFAKVQERKEKIVTQLHKGVQHLMKQGKIDVFEGIGRILGPSIFSPMPGTISVELASGEENEMLIPKNVLIATGSRPNSLPGLELDGEYVMSSDHALKMETLPSSIIIVGGGVIGIEWASMLADFGVEVTVLEYAKTILPLEDQDVSKEMQRLFKKKGIKVVTGAKVLPETLVKDNGVTIQAEHNGENKEFKAEKMLVSVGRQANTQNIGLENTDIVVEKGYIQTNEFYQTKESHIYAIGDVIGGLQLAHVASHEGIVAVEHIAGKEVTPIDYSMVSKCVYSSPEVASVGLTEQEAKEKGYKLKVGKFSFRAIGKALVYGESDGFVKLVVDEETNDILGVHMIGPHVTDMISEAGLARVLDATPWEVAHTIHPHPSLSEAIGEAALAVDGKALHA
- the buk gene encoding butyrate kinase; translated protein: MSVNRILVINPGSTSTKIGVFDNERPVLEETIRHDEEQIGKYKRIIDQYEFRKETILEVLHSHGINISKLNAVCGRGGLLRPIEGGTYTVNDAMLEDLKNGFSGHHASNLGGILAYEIASGLNIPAFIVDPVVVDEMEPIARISGIAGMERKSIFHALNQKAVARKVAEELNHKYEDLNLLVTHMGGGITVGAHKKGKVIDVNNGLNGEGPFSPERAGTVPVGQLVEMCFSGEYYRDEMVKKLVGQGGLVSLIGTNDAIKVEQMVEKGDPEATLIYKAMAYQVAKEIGGASAVLHGKIDAIVLTGGLAYSKILVDEIKERVDWIADVIVHPGEDELQALAEGALRVLREEEAPKEYIVREKETVARG
- a CDS encoding leucine dehydrogenase; this translates as MALEIFEYLEKYDYEQVVFCQDKESGLKAIIAIHDTTLGPALGGTRMWTYDSEEAAIEDALRLAKGMTYKNAAAGLNLGGAKTVIIGDPRKDKSEAMFRALGRYIQGLNGRYITAEDVGTTVDDMDIIHEETDFVTGISPSFGSSGNPSPVTAYGVYRGMKAAAKEAFGTDNLEGKVIAVQGVGNVAYHLCKHLHAEGAKLIVTDINKEAVQRAVEEFGATAVEPNEIYGVECDIYAPCALGATVNDETIPQLKAKVIAGSANNQLKEDRHGDIIHEMGIVYAPDYVINAGGVINVADELYGYNRERALKRVESIYDTIAKVIEISKRDGIATYVAADRLAEERIASLKNSRSTYLRNGHDIISRR
- the yqiS gene encoding phosphate butyryltransferase, giving the protein MKLEHLIDQAAGQPKKTVAVAVAEDHEVIEAVAKAITLQLAQFRLYGNQEKIMGMLQEHSLQTSEHIEVIAAQSSAEAAELSVKAVRNGEADVLMKGNIPTANILKAVLNKEWGLRKGSVLSHVATFEVPNYNRLIFVTDAAMNIAPDVTQKAAIIQNTVEVARAIGIDLPKVAPIAAVEVVNPAMQATIDAAMLTQMNRRGQIKNCVVDGPLALDNAVSQIAAEHKGIVSDVAGKADILLVPTIEAGNVLYKSLVYFADAKVGAMIAGAKAPIVLTSRADSAETKVYSLALAVATASK